A region of Gracilinanus agilis isolate LMUSP501 chromosome 3, AgileGrace, whole genome shotgun sequence DNA encodes the following proteins:
- the LOC123240521 gene encoding protein MEMO1-like isoform X1, giving the protein MSNRVVCREASHARSWYTASGPQLNAQLEGWLSQVQSTKRPARAIIAPHRIFILGPSHHVPLSRCALSSVNIYRTPLYDLRIDQKIYGELWKTGMFERMSLQTDEDEHSIKMHLPYTAKAMESHKDEFTIIPVLVGALSESKEQEFGKLFSKYLADPSNLFVVSSDFCHWGQRFRYSYYDESQGEIYRSIEHLDKMGMSIIEQLDPVSFSNYLKKYHNTICGRHPIGVLLNAITELQKNGMNMSFSFLNYAQSSQCRNWQDSSVSYAAGALTVH; this is encoded by the exons ATGTCCAACCGAGTGGTCTGCCGGGAAGCCAGTCACGCCAGGAGCTGGTACACAGCCTCAGGTCCTCAATTGAATGCACAATTAGAAGGTTGGCTTTCACAAGTACAGTCCACAAAAAGACCTGCTAGAGCCATTATTGCCCCCCAT AGAATATTCATTCTTGGGCCTTCTCATCATGTGCCCCTATCTCGATGTGCACTTTCCAGTGTGAATATATATAGAACACCTTTGTATGATCTTCGTATTGATCAAAAGATTTATGGAGAGCTGTGGAAGACAGGAATGTTTGAGCGCATGTCTCTGCAAACAGATGAAGACGAACACAGTATTAAAATGCATTTGCCTTATACTGCTAAAGCCATGGAAAGCCATAAGGATGAGTTTACCATTATTCCTGTATTGGTTGGAGCTCTGAGTGAGTCAAAAGAACAGGAATTCGGAAAACTCTTCAGTAAATATCTAGCGGATCCTAGTAATCTCTTTGTGGTTTCTTCTGATTTCTGCCATTGGGGTCAAAGGTTCCGTTACAGTTACTATGATGAGTCCCAGGGGGAGATTTATAGATCCATTGAACATCTAGATAAAATGGGCATGAGCATTATAGAACAACTAGACCCTGTATCTTTTAGCAATTACTTGAAGAAGTATCATAATACAATATGTGGAAGACATCCCATTGGGGTGTTACTAAATGCTATCACAGAGCTCCAGAAGAATGGAATGAATATGagcttttcatttttgaattatGCCCAGTCAAGCCAGTGTAGAAACTGGCAAGACAGTTCAGTGAGTTATGCAGCTGGAGCACTAACAGTCCACTGA
- the LOC123240521 gene encoding protein MEMO1-like isoform X2 → MSNRVVCREASHARSWYTASGPQLNAQLEGWLSQVQSTKRPARAIIAPHAGYTYCGHKDEFTIIPVLVGALSESKEQEFGKLFSKYLADPSNLFVVSSDFCHWGQRFRYSYYDESQGEIYRSIEHLDKMGMSIIEQLDPVSFSNYLKKYHNTICGRHPIGVLLNAITELQKNGMNMSFSFLNYAQSSQCRNWQDSSVSYAAGALTVH, encoded by the exons ATGTCCAACCGAGTGGTCTGCCGGGAAGCCAGTCACGCCAGGAGCTGGTACACAGCCTCAGGTCCTCAATTGAATGCACAATTAGAAGGTTGGCTTTCACAAGTACAGTCCACAAAAAGACCTGCTAGAGCCATTATTGCCCCCCATGCAGGATATACTTACTGTGG CCATAAGGATGAGTTTACCATTATTCCTGTATTGGTTGGAGCTCTGAGTGAGTCAAAAGAACAGGAATTCGGAAAACTCTTCAGTAAATATCTAGCGGATCCTAGTAATCTCTTTGTGGTTTCTTCTGATTTCTGCCATTGGGGTCAAAGGTTCCGTTACAGTTACTATGATGAGTCCCAGGGGGAGATTTATAGATCCATTGAACATCTAGATAAAATGGGCATGAGCATTATAGAACAACTAGACCCTGTATCTTTTAGCAATTACTTGAAGAAGTATCATAATACAATATGTGGAAGACATCCCATTGGGGTGTTACTAAATGCTATCACAGAGCTCCAGAAGAATGGAATGAATATGagcttttcatttttgaattatGCCCAGTCAAGCCAGTGTAGAAACTGGCAAGACAGTTCAGTGAGTTATGCAGCTGGAGCACTAACAGTCCACTGA
- the LOC123240521 gene encoding protein MEMO1-like isoform X3, with translation MSNRVVCREASHARSWYTASGPQLNAQLEGWLSQVQSTKRPARAIIAPHAGYTYCGSCAAHAYKQVDPSITQRIFILGPSHHVPLSRCALSSVNIYRTPLYDLRIDQKIYGELWKTGMFERMSLQTDEDEHSIKMHLPYTAKAMESHKDEFTIIPVLVGALSESKEQEFGKLFSKYLADPSNLFVVSSDFCHWGQRFRYSYYDESQGEIYRSIEHLDKMGMSIIEQLDPVSFSNYLKKYHNTICGRHPIGVLLNAITELQKNGMNMSFSFLNYAQSSQCRNWQDSSVSYAAGALTVH, from the coding sequence ATGTCCAACCGAGTGGTCTGCCGGGAAGCCAGTCACGCCAGGAGCTGGTACACAGCCTCAGGTCCTCAATTGAATGCACAATTAGAAGGTTGGCTTTCACAAGTACAGTCCACAAAAAGACCTGCTAGAGCCATTATTGCCCCCCATGCAGGATATACTTACTGTGGGTCTTGTGCTGCTCATGCTTACAAACAAGTGGATCCATCTATTACCCAGAGAATATTCATTCTTGGGCCTTCTCATCATGTGCCCCTATCTCGATGTGCACTTTCCAGTGTGAATATATATAGAACACCTTTGTATGATCTTCGTATTGATCAAAAGATTTATGGAGAGCTGTGGAAGACAGGAATGTTTGAGCGCATGTCTCTGCAAACAGATGAAGACGAACACAGTATTAAAATGCATTTGCCTTATACTGCTAAAGCCATGGAAAGCCATAAGGATGAGTTTACCATTATTCCTGTATTGGTTGGAGCTCTGAGTGAGTCAAAAGAACAGGAATTCGGAAAACTCTTCAGTAAATATCTAGCGGATCCTAGTAATCTCTTTGTGGTTTCTTCTGATTTCTGCCATTGGGGTCAAAGGTTCCGTTACAGTTACTATGATGAGTCCCAGGGGGAGATTTATAGATCCATTGAACATCTAGATAAAATGGGCATGAGCATTATAGAACAACTAGACCCTGTATCTTTTAGCAATTACTTGAAGAAGTATCATAATACAATATGTGGAAGACATCCCATTGGGGTGTTACTAAATGCTATCACAGAGCTCCAGAAGAATGGAATGAATATGagcttttcatttttgaattatGCCCAGTCAAGCCAGTGTAGAAACTGGCAAGACAGTTCAGTGAGTTATGCAGCTGGAGCACTAACAGTCCACTGA